From Vicugna pacos chromosome 6, VicPac4, whole genome shotgun sequence, a single genomic window includes:
- the TMED8 gene encoding protein TMED8 isoform X5: MVAPVREDVTEDQLKAAGAVEAQASVEQELLPADQAPVLSKMAKYHGPQRSGDIVMIQSEHTGAIDILSADLESADLLGDHRKVSPPLMAPPCIWTFAKMKEFKSKLGKEKNSRLVVKRGEVVTIRVPTHPEGKRVCWEFATDDYDIGFGVYFDWTPVTSTDITVQVSDSSEDEDDDEEEEEIEDPVPAGDVERGSRSSLRGRYGEVMPVYRRDSHRDVQAGSHDYPGEGIYLLKFDNSYSLLRNKTLYFHIYYTS; the protein is encoded by the exons ATGGTAGCTCCAGTGAGAGAGGATGTCACGGAAGATCAGCTGAAAGCAGCTGGTGCCGTAGAGGCTCAGGCCTCAGTGGAACAGGAATTGCTGCCTGCGGACCAGGCCCCGGTCCTCAGCAAG ATGGCCAAGTACCATGGTCCACAAAGGTCTGGGGACATCGTTATGATCCAGTCTGAGCACACAGGAGCTATAGATATTCTTTCAGCTGATTTGGAATCTGCAGACCTTCTGGGGGACCACAGGAAAG tttccccacctctgaTGGCTCCTCCGTGCATCTGGACCTTTGCCAAGATGAAGGAATTCAAAAGCAAGCTGGGCAAAGAGAAGAACAGCCGGCTGGTGGTGAAGCGGGGTGAGGTGGTGACCATCCGGGTACCTACCCACCCGGAGGGGAAGCGTGTCTGCTGGGAGTTTGCGACAGATGACTATGACATTGGCTTTGGAGTTTACTTTGACTGGACCCCTGTAACCAGCACTGACATAACTGTGCAGGTCAGCGATTCTAGCGAGGACGAGGATGacgatgaggaagaggaggagattgaag ACCCTGTCCCAGCTGGAGATGTGGAGAGAGGCTCCAGGAGCTCCCTGCGGGGCCGCTATGGGGAGGTCATGCCTGTGTACCGGCGGGACAGCCACCGAGACGTGCAGGCTGGCAGCCACGACTACCCTGGTGAGGGCATCTACCTGCTCAAGTTTGACAACTCCTACTCCCTGCTTCGCAACAAGACTCTCTACTTCCACATCTACTACACTAGCTGA
- the TMED8 gene encoding protein TMED8 isoform X1, producing MCWASRSIKFMPRIFLERESWLTTARFLKKIEDNYGCVPSQALNFSFHDFLENEDLEDTKVTSLAASASDLEPHSSPYRPQMVAPVREDVTEDQLKAAGAVEAQASVEQELLPADQAPVLSKMAKYHGPQRSGDIVMIQSEHTGAIDILSADLESADLLGDHRKVSPPLMAPPCIWTFAKMKEFKSKLGKEKNSRLVVKRGEVVTIRVPTHPEGKRVCWEFATDDYDIGFGVYFDWTPVTSTDITVQVSDSSEDEDDDEEEEEIEDPVPAGDVERGSRSSLRGRYGEVMPVYRRDSHRDVQAGSHDYPGEGIYLLKFDNSYSLLRNKTLYFHIYYTS from the exons ATGTGCTGGGCCTCCCGGAGTATAAAGTTTATGCCTAGAATATTTTTGGAAAGAGAAAGTTGGTTGACTActgccagatttttaaaaaagatagagGATAATTATGGTTGTGTTCCCTCTCAGGcattgaatttttctttccatgATTTTCTAGAGAATGAAGATCTAGAAGACACCAAGGTCACCTCTCTAGCAGCTTCTGCCTCTGATCTTGAACCACATTCCTCACCCTACAG GCCGCAGATGGTAGCTCCAGTGAGAGAGGATGTCACGGAAGATCAGCTGAAAGCAGCTGGTGCCGTAGAGGCTCAGGCCTCAGTGGAACAGGAATTGCTGCCTGCGGACCAGGCCCCGGTCCTCAGCAAG ATGGCCAAGTACCATGGTCCACAAAGGTCTGGGGACATCGTTATGATCCAGTCTGAGCACACAGGAGCTATAGATATTCTTTCAGCTGATTTGGAATCTGCAGACCTTCTGGGGGACCACAGGAAAG tttccccacctctgaTGGCTCCTCCGTGCATCTGGACCTTTGCCAAGATGAAGGAATTCAAAAGCAAGCTGGGCAAAGAGAAGAACAGCCGGCTGGTGGTGAAGCGGGGTGAGGTGGTGACCATCCGGGTACCTACCCACCCGGAGGGGAAGCGTGTCTGCTGGGAGTTTGCGACAGATGACTATGACATTGGCTTTGGAGTTTACTTTGACTGGACCCCTGTAACCAGCACTGACATAACTGTGCAGGTCAGCGATTCTAGCGAGGACGAGGATGacgatgaggaagaggaggagattgaag ACCCTGTCCCAGCTGGAGATGTGGAGAGAGGCTCCAGGAGCTCCCTGCGGGGCCGCTATGGGGAGGTCATGCCTGTGTACCGGCGGGACAGCCACCGAGACGTGCAGGCTGGCAGCCACGACTACCCTGGTGAGGGCATCTACCTGCTCAAGTTTGACAACTCCTACTCCCTGCTTCGCAACAAGACTCTCTACTTCCACATCTACTACACTAGCTGA
- the TMED8 gene encoding protein TMED8 isoform X4, with amino-acid sequence MPQMVAPVREDVTEDQLKAAGAVEAQASVEQELLPADQAPVLSKMAKYHGPQRSGDIVMIQSEHTGAIDILSADLESADLLGDHRKVSPPLMAPPCIWTFAKMKEFKSKLGKEKNSRLVVKRGEVVTIRVPTHPEGKRVCWEFATDDYDIGFGVYFDWTPVTSTDITVQVSDSSEDEDDDEEEEEIEDPVPAGDVERGSRSSLRGRYGEVMPVYRRDSHRDVQAGSHDYPGEGIYLLKFDNSYSLLRNKTLYFHIYYTS; translated from the exons AT GCCGCAGATGGTAGCTCCAGTGAGAGAGGATGTCACGGAAGATCAGCTGAAAGCAGCTGGTGCCGTAGAGGCTCAGGCCTCAGTGGAACAGGAATTGCTGCCTGCGGACCAGGCCCCGGTCCTCAGCAAG ATGGCCAAGTACCATGGTCCACAAAGGTCTGGGGACATCGTTATGATCCAGTCTGAGCACACAGGAGCTATAGATATTCTTTCAGCTGATTTGGAATCTGCAGACCTTCTGGGGGACCACAGGAAAG tttccccacctctgaTGGCTCCTCCGTGCATCTGGACCTTTGCCAAGATGAAGGAATTCAAAAGCAAGCTGGGCAAAGAGAAGAACAGCCGGCTGGTGGTGAAGCGGGGTGAGGTGGTGACCATCCGGGTACCTACCCACCCGGAGGGGAAGCGTGTCTGCTGGGAGTTTGCGACAGATGACTATGACATTGGCTTTGGAGTTTACTTTGACTGGACCCCTGTAACCAGCACTGACATAACTGTGCAGGTCAGCGATTCTAGCGAGGACGAGGATGacgatgaggaagaggaggagattgaag ACCCTGTCCCAGCTGGAGATGTGGAGAGAGGCTCCAGGAGCTCCCTGCGGGGCCGCTATGGGGAGGTCATGCCTGTGTACCGGCGGGACAGCCACCGAGACGTGCAGGCTGGCAGCCACGACTACCCTGGTGAGGGCATCTACCTGCTCAAGTTTGACAACTCCTACTCCCTGCTTCGCAACAAGACTCTCTACTTCCACATCTACTACACTAGCTGA